A genomic window from Candidatus Tumulicola sp. includes:
- a CDS encoding NADH-ubiquinone oxidoreductase-F iron-sulfur binding region domain-containing protein yields the protein QRHLLQTDSARAHYVVCNADESEPGTFKDRILMEGDPFAVLEGMTIAGFVTGARQGYIYLRGEYPLAAERMRLAIESANENGFLGDNILGGGLQFNIEIRRGAGAYICGEETALFNSIEGYRGEPRNKPPFPVQRGLFGKPTIVNNVETLVNALDIVLEGAQAFRSFGTPESSGTRLFCVSGDVARPGLYEAEFGITLRRLIESAGGVRGRSVQAVLLGGAAGTFLKPDELDMSLSFEGARAAHATLGSGVVVVFNESADLRKAVLRIAKFFRDESCGQCVPCRVGTVRQEELLHRLAAGGTPSSARDGALGLLGEIGQVMRDASICGLGQTASSAVESALAKFALFDGTARR from the coding sequence CAGCGTCATCTGTTGCAAACGGACTCTGCTCGCGCGCACTACGTCGTCTGCAATGCCGACGAATCCGAGCCCGGCACCTTCAAGGACCGCATCCTCATGGAAGGCGATCCCTTCGCTGTTCTTGAAGGCATGACGATTGCCGGCTTCGTGACCGGAGCGCGGCAAGGTTATATCTACCTGCGCGGAGAATACCCGCTGGCGGCCGAGCGGATGCGACTCGCCATCGAGTCGGCCAATGAAAACGGGTTCCTCGGCGACAACATTCTTGGCGGCGGCCTGCAATTCAACATTGAAATTCGCCGGGGCGCCGGAGCGTATATCTGCGGTGAAGAGACCGCATTGTTCAACTCGATTGAGGGCTATCGCGGCGAACCGCGCAACAAGCCGCCTTTCCCGGTGCAGCGCGGCCTTTTCGGCAAGCCGACCATCGTGAACAACGTCGAGACGCTGGTCAACGCGCTCGACATCGTGCTTGAGGGGGCGCAAGCATTCCGCTCGTTCGGCACGCCTGAATCCTCGGGCACGAGATTGTTTTGCGTTTCCGGCGACGTCGCGCGCCCCGGGCTCTATGAAGCGGAATTCGGGATCACGCTGCGGCGCCTCATCGAATCGGCCGGCGGCGTGCGCGGCCGTTCCGTGCAAGCCGTGCTCTTGGGCGGCGCCGCCGGCACGTTCCTGAAGCCCGACGAACTCGACATGTCCTTGAGCTTCGAAGGCGCGCGTGCGGCGCACGCCACGCTCGGTTCGGGCGTCGTCGTCGTTTTCAACGAAAGCGCTGACCTGCGAAAAGCGGTGCTGCGGATCGCCAAGTTCTTCCGCGATGAGTCCTGCGGGCAATGCGTGCCGTGCCGCGTCGGGACCGTGCGGCAAGAAGAGTTGTTGCATCGGCTTGCTGCGGGCGGGACTCCGAGCTCCGCTCGGGACGGCGCATTGGGACTGCTTGGGGAGATCGGGCAAGTCATGCGCGACGCTTCGATCTGCGGTCTGGGCCAGACGGCGTCGAGCGCTGTCGAGTCGGCGCTCGCGAAGTTCGCGTTGTTCGATGGTACCGCGCGCAGATGA
- a CDS encoding 2Fe-2S iron-sulfur cluster-binding protein, whose product MSAVDVTFEIDGAPVTVPHGSTILEACRASGIDTPTLCYLESLTPVNACRVCVVELEGSRTLVPACSRKAENGMKVRTDSERVRTSRKMVLEFLASSVDVSLAGDMQRYVRRYAAKPERYGERVRTTAQPVTVDNELYVRDYAKCILCYKCVEACGTDAQNTFAIAVAGRGFDAHISTEYARPLPDSACVYCGNCIGVCPTGALMFTTEHEMRKAGQWDEARQEKTDTVCAYCGVGCVLTVHAQDGEIVKVTSPTDNDVTSGHLCIKGRFGWRFVQPRGDTTPDPRPKKERT is encoded by the coding sequence ATGAGCGCCGTCGACGTCACCTTCGAAATCGACGGCGCCCCAGTCACCGTGCCGCACGGATCGACGATCCTTGAAGCCTGCCGCGCCAGCGGCATCGACACCCCGACGTTGTGCTACCTCGAGAGTCTCACGCCGGTCAACGCGTGCCGCGTGTGCGTCGTCGAGCTCGAAGGGTCGAGGACGCTCGTCCCGGCGTGCTCGCGCAAGGCCGAGAACGGGATGAAGGTCCGCACCGACAGCGAGCGCGTGCGCACAAGCCGTAAAATGGTGCTGGAATTCCTGGCTTCGTCGGTCGACGTCTCGCTAGCGGGCGATATGCAGCGATACGTGCGACGCTACGCCGCAAAACCAGAGCGCTATGGGGAACGGGTGCGCACGACCGCGCAGCCGGTCACCGTGGACAACGAACTCTACGTGCGCGACTACGCCAAGTGCATCTTGTGCTATAAGTGCGTCGAAGCGTGCGGCACGGACGCGCAAAACACGTTTGCGATCGCGGTCGCAGGGCGCGGCTTCGACGCGCATATCTCGACCGAGTACGCGCGACCGTTGCCGGACTCCGCGTGCGTGTATTGCGGCAACTGCATCGGTGTCTGCCCGACCGGCGCGTTGATGTTCACGACCGAGCACGAGATGCGAAAGGCCGGCCAGTGGGATGAAGCGCGCCAGGAGAAAACCGACACGGTCTGCGCTTACTGCGGCGTGGGCTGCGTCCTGACCGTGCACGCGCAAGACGGCGAGATCGTCAAAGTGACGTCACCGACCGACAACGACGTGACGAGCGGTCACCTATGCATCAAGGGGCGTTTTGGCTGGCGATTCGTCCAGCCGCGCGGCGATACGACTCCAGATCCGCGTCCGAAAAAAGAACGAACGTGA
- a CDS encoding O-acetyl-ADP-ribose deacetylase has protein sequence MKIGNAGIEFVRGDITDVTADAIVNAANSRLAGGGGVDGAIHRIGGPSITQECSAIGGCPTGGAVATGAGDLKARYVIHAVAPVYSGLPKDALLLASAYAMALSIAEERGLQSIAFPSLGTGAYRYPIDEAAAIALRTVADHLRSGSSIERVTFVLFSDADLESYRRAAGRIASQNAP, from the coding sequence ATGAAGATCGGGAATGCCGGCATCGAGTTCGTGCGAGGCGACATCACGGACGTGACAGCCGATGCCATCGTGAACGCCGCTAATTCGCGGCTAGCCGGCGGCGGGGGTGTCGACGGCGCGATCCATCGCATCGGAGGACCATCGATCACGCAAGAATGCAGCGCGATCGGCGGATGCCCAACCGGCGGCGCGGTCGCGACCGGCGCTGGAGACCTGAAGGCCCGTTACGTCATCCACGCCGTCGCGCCGGTGTACTCGGGGCTTCCCAAAGATGCTCTGCTGCTCGCTTCAGCCTATGCAATGGCCTTGAGCATCGCCGAGGAACGAGGCTTGCAGTCGATCGCCTTCCCCTCGTTGGGAACAGGCGCGTACCGGTATCCGATCGACGAAGCGGCCGCGATCGCGCTGCGCACAGTGGCGGATCACCTGCGTTCCGGCAGCTCGATCGAGCGTGTCACGTTCGTTCTTTTTTCGGACGCGGATCTGGAGTCGTATCGCCGCGCGGCTGGACGAATCGCCAGCCAAAACGCCCCTTGA
- a CDS encoding nuclear transport factor 2 family protein — translation MKRLTLLCAVVACIATQGLGMLTARADTDPPKSWQEVRALIARFVDAQNAHNLDVTGALLWNSPDFQMQVPDALIRGHDEAVTRFNALYQGMWRLSPDYSGLDIKIISPGRAQFTVPVEFKTGEANGDPITTQSILQASAIRTGDGWRIASIMPQPPPVTTR, via the coding sequence ATGAAAAGATTAACATTGCTCTGCGCCGTTGTCGCCTGCATCGCCACGCAGGGCCTCGGCATGTTGACCGCCCGAGCCGACACGGATCCGCCGAAAAGTTGGCAAGAAGTGCGCGCGCTGATCGCGCGATTCGTGGATGCGCAAAACGCACACAATCTCGACGTCACCGGTGCGCTTTTGTGGAACTCGCCCGACTTCCAAATGCAAGTACCGGACGCGCTCATCCGCGGACACGATGAAGCGGTGACCCGCTTCAATGCTCTGTACCAAGGCATGTGGCGTCTTTCGCCCGACTATTCCGGCCTCGACATCAAGATCATCAGCCCCGGACGCGCCCAGTTCACCGTTCCGGTCGAATTCAAGACCGGTGAGGCAAACGGCGATCCGATCACCACACAGTCGATCCTGCAGGCAAGCGCCATACGCACCGGCGATGGGTGGCGTATCGCGAGCATCATGCCCCAACCGCCTCCTGTAACCACCAGATAG